The genomic interval CGCAAAGCTGTTCGCTGACGATGGGATTGCGCTTGTGGGGCATAGCGGAGCTGCCTTTTTGACCGCTGGAAAAGTTTTCTTCCACTTCGAGGACTTCGGTGCGCTGGAGGTGTCTGATCTCGAGAGCAATCTTGTCGATCAAAGAACCGATCAGAGCAAGAATGGAAAGATAATAGGCATGGTTGTCGCGTTGGATCACCTGAGTGGAGATGTTGGCGGGTTTGAGATCGAGATATTTGCAGGCAATCTCTTCCACTTCGGGGCTGAGATGGGCATAATTGCCCACCGCGCCGGAAAACTGACCCACGGAGATGCACTCGATGGCGTCCTTGAGGCGTTCGATGCTTCTCTGGGTTTCGTCATACCAAAGGGCAAACTTCAAGCCGAAGGAAGTCGGTTCTGCGTGGATGCCATGCGATCTGCCCATGCAAAGCGTTCGCCGATGGGCTCGGGCTTTGAGTTTGAGGGTTTCCGAAAGACGGTATAGCTCGGTCAACATCAGCTCTCCCGCTTGCTTGAGCTGCATGGCGGTGGCGGTATCCAGCACGTCCGAAGATGTCATGCCATAGTGAATCCAACGTGCGGGCTCGCCAACGTATTCGGCGACGTTGGTGAGAAAAGCGATGACATCGTGTTTGGTGACCGCTTCGATCTCTTCGATGCGGTCGGAATTGAAATCCGCCTTTTCGGAGATGACTTTCCAATCTTTGGAAGGAACGATGCCCAGTTCGTGCATTGCCTTTGCCGCGGCGAGTTCCACTTCCAGCCAGCATTCATAGCGGTTTTCGATCGTCCAGATGCGTTCCATCTCCGGCAGCGTGTATCGCGGGATCATTCTTTCACCCCGCTTGGAGGGGTCAGGGGATGAGCGTTTTCCTCGAGAAATTGCTGGAGGTTAAAATGTGGTTCGGGACGCGGCAGGGGAACGATTTCCGCCTTGCCGTAGCCGATTCTGTCAAACAGCAACTCGATTGAGGTTTTGGCGTCAAGATTGATGAACACTTTGTCCGGATTACCGTTTGAGAGATAGCTGATAGTGATGCCGCTCTTGGATTCGGGAGCGTTGACTTGCCCGATCCTCAGGTCTTTATCAAAGACGATTTCGACACCGCCGGCGCTGAGCTTTTTGTGCAAAATGATCTCATCGCCATAGACGTTGATGAGCGAATCGAGGGATGCGAAGAAACCCTGGGGATTTTGTTTGTTCAAACTGCCGGAAAGCTTTTCCAGTTGGGGCGCGAAGGGGGATTGGATGCTGATGTATTCTCCCATATAAGCGGAGAGCAGAGGTTTGCTTTGCATTGCCATGGCTCCGCCGTCGATGACGTCGAAACGAACCTCGCTTTTGCTTTTATTCAGCACGAACATTTTGCGCAGGGATAAGCCCATGTAGCTTACCTGCACGATGCCGTCGGAGGAGAAATTCTCCCATTTCAACATTTCGGAACGCAGCCGCTCTTTGTCATTCGCCGGTTTGTTCGCGGCACAGGCTGAAAATAGCAGGGCTGCAAGAATGAGAGATAATAAATGCCTGAAACGCATTACATCTCCTTATGAACTAATGATTTGCGGTTGATCATCCAGATGCCGACGGCGGCGGCGATGATCATCAAAAAGCTGAGGATCTGACCCACGGTCATGAATCCAAAAAGAAAACCGTATTTCTGATAGATATCCAGTACATCCGGCTCGCGCACAAATTCCACCAGGAAACGGAACACCCCGTAGAGACCGATAAAGATCCAAAAGACGATCCCGTCCCGCTTTACCCGTTTCAACAGATAAAAGCTGACCAGAAAGAGAACGATCCCTTCCAAGAACATTTCGTAGAGCTGGGTCGGATGACGTGGAAGAGATCCGGCACCGGGAAAAACCATTCCCCAGGGGACACTTGTGGTCTTGCCCCAAAGCTCGGCATTGATGAAGTTACCCAATCTTCCAAGCCCCAAACCAACCGCCACCAAAGGCACCGCGGCGTCCGCAAGAGCGTGGAAGCTCAGTTTGTTGCGCCAGGTGAAGATCAGTCCGGCGATGATCACACCGAGAGCTCCTCCGTGAAAGGACATTCCTCCTTCCCAGACGGCAAATATCGCCAAAGGATTGCTCAGATAAAAGGGCAGGTTGTAAAATATGACATAGCCGAGCCTGCCACCCAATACCACGCCAAGCATCACGGAAAAGAGCGCGGTTTCGTATTGCTCACGGGTGAGGCTGATGTTTTTAAGCTTGAGCATGCGCTTGTAGAACAAAAAGCCAAGGATGAAACTTAGCACATAGAAAAAGCCGTACCAGCGGATCTGAAGGTGCATGCCAAGCAGGTTGAAACTTGCGATATCAGGGCTGATGTCTGGAAATCTTAGCATCGTGGAAACCTCATTTGGTCATTTCGTGTAGGCGTTTGACGATCAGTTCGACCGCTTCGTCCGCGTGTCCGTCAAATTTCTCCGTCAGCTTGTCATGCTTGGGAGAGAAGATACTCAGCACCTGGGTTGGCGATCCGTTCAAGCCGATGTCCTTTTCGTCCAGACCGAGGTCGGCGGCGTTCCAGACAATCATTTCCAAAGCTTTGGCATTACGTTTTCCACGCAAGGATGGCAGTCGGGGACTGTTGATCTCCTTGACCACGGAAATCACAGCCGGTAGGCGCATTTGGATGCGATCATAGCCGTCTTCCATCAGGCGCTGGAGGATGATCTTGCATCCCTCGACGCTTTCGATACGGCGCACGAAACAGGTCTGCGGTAAATCGAGATGGGCGGCGATGCCGGGTCCTACTTGAGCTGTGTCGCCATCTATGGCTTGTTGGCCGGTTAAGATGAGGTCAAAATTGCCGAGCTTTTTAATCGCGGTGGCAAGGGTCAGGCTTGTCGCCCAGGTGTCCGCTCCGGCAAACTTGCGATCCGAGAGCAGGATCATGTTGTCCGCTCCCAGAGAGATCGCTTCGCGGAGGGTTTCCTCCACCTGTGGGGGTCCCATGCTGATCACAGTGACGCTGCCGCCGTGGGTTTCCTTGAGGCGAACCGCTTCCTCGATGGCGTATGTATCGAAGGGATTGAGGATGCTTTCCACGCCTTCGCGGATGAGGGTGTTGGTCACGGGGTCGATCTTGATCTCGGTGGTATTTGGCACTTGTTTGATGCAGACGATCAGGTTCATAGGTCATCCTTTGTGTGAAAATCCTTGATGCGCTCGACCACATAGTCTTTCTGCTCATCATTGAGCTCCGGATAGATGGGGATTGAGAGCACTTTTTCCGCCATTGCTTCGGAAACGGGGAAATCACCTTTTTTATAGCCCAAAGAGTCAAAACACTCCTGCAGATGCAAGGGCAGGGGATAATAGACGGCGCAGCCGATTCCGCCGTCCTGAAGGTGTTTCATCAATCCGTCCCGGTCTTCGCAGATCAGGGTATATTGATTGTAGATGCTCACGGCTTTGGCATCGATGAAAGGAGTTTTGATCCCGGTGATGTCTTTGAGCCGGGCATTGTAATAATCGGCATTGGCACGGCGGGCTGTGGACCAATCCGCCAACGCGTCCAGTTTGACGGAGAGGATTGCGGCTTGCATAGTATCCAGCCGGCTGTTCAAGCCCACCCATTTGTGAAAGTATTTGGGGCTTTCGCCATGAACGCGGAGCTGGCGAAGCTTTGCGGCAAAATCGTCATCATTGGTCAGACACATTCCGGCATCACCCATGGCACCGAGATTCTTGCTGGGGAAAAATGATAAAGTTCCGATATCCCCGAAAGAGCAGCTCATCTTGTCATCCCAGGTGCAGCCGATGCCTTGGGCGTTGTCCTCGATCACATACAAGCCGTGTTTTTTGGCTATTTCCATGATGCGGGTCATGTCGCAGCTTTGTCCAAAAAGGTGCACGGGCATGATCGCCTTGGTTTTGGGTGTGATAGCGGCTTCGAGCTTGTCCGGATCGAGGTTGAAGGTTTTGGGATCGATATCAGCAAAGCGGGGTATGGCATGATTGCGCCAGATCGAACTGGCGGTGGCAAAGAAGGTGAATGGAGTGGTGATCACTTCATCATTTTCGCCGATGCCCAGAGCCTTGATCGCCAGCACCAAAGCGTCGGTGCCGGAGGCGCAACCGATGGCGTGTTTGATCCCAAGGTATGCTTGCATCTTTTCCTCAAGATCCTTGACGTCCTGACCCATAATATAGTGATGATCGGCAAAGACGCGATCCAGCGCCTCGCGGATCTTCGGCATCAATGGTTCATATTGAGCATGCAGGTCCAGCATGGGGACTTTCATAATTCTCTATTCTCCTGAAATCTTATTTTGCAGTGAGCGCGAGCACACTAATGATGATCGTCAAAAACTGGGAGGTGAGCAAAAAAACGTCCTTGATATCCAACCAGGCATCGCGGTCGGTCTTTTCCGCCACGAAGATGTTGTCTCCGGGATTGATCACCAGCTTTTTTGCAGGTTTGACCCAGTTTTCGCTGGCGGCGCGGATGATGCGTGTGCCGCTGTAGCGGCGGTTGTTTGTGAAACCGCCTGCGGAGGAGATATAGTATTCCCAGTTTTTGCCTTCCACCCAGGGTACCAAGCCGGGACGCCGCACCTGACCGCTCACATAGACCATGTCAAACACTTCCGGCACATAGAGATAATCTCCATCACGCAGGAGCGGATTGCTCTTCTCGCCCTTTGAACCCCAGGCATCGAACACATCCACGTTGTATTTACCTTTGATCTGCCTCATCTTGGAGCGCAGATAGTTATATTCCATCGGTGTCATTTGCGTCATGCTGAGCTCTTTGAGGCGTTCGAATTCCGGATCGGTCTCGAGATTATGAGTCCCACTTATGAGCAACGCGCCTTTCAGGTCTCCGCGCAGGTTCGGTCCCCCGCATTGCAATAAGACGTCATAGAGCGTGGTCTTGTCTCCGATGAGATAATCCCCGGGGGCTTTGACGTTTCCTTCCACCGTGATCTTCCAGGCTCTGCGCTGTTCCGAATCCCGGGAAATGATCACACGGTCAAATGCCTTCAGGGCAAAATCCGCCACCTCCGGCTTGGACGGATAGGCGCTCAGGTCAAGCTTGATGATGTCGAAATCGATCAGATTATCCTTGTAGCGATAAATGTTTATGGTCTTCAGATCGGCACCCGAAATGAAACCTTGCGCCAGAATGAGGATATCGGAGAGGCGGTCTCCGGGTATAAACTCATAATCCCCCGGCAGATAGACACCCCCATGGATGGAAACGGTGCTGAACATCGCCGAAACGGTGATCACGTCTGAATCCCGCAATAGGGGATTGTGTTCAAGCTTGCCGATGCGGAGAAACTTTTGCAAATCATAGACGGTGGTTTTTTCACCGCGGGTGATTTTAACGCTGCGTAGCGCCTGAAAGTTGTCGTAAAGGGAATCTTGCTCCGCCAGTTGTTTTTGCAGGGGATTGATAAACTGTGCCTGATTGGTCTTGGTTTTGGGATTCCGCGTCCGTTCGATGGCATCGGAAAGCCGGTTCAGGGCACTCATCTGATAGACTCCGGGATTTGCAACGAAACCGGTGACACTCACCGAGATCGGGATTTGGGCTTGGATCGGCAGTGTTTGAGCTGCCATCCAAGCTCCCAGCAAAGCGAAAGCCAGCAGTATTAGCAACTTAGTTTTCATAGTATTCGATCATCCTTTGTATGATGTCGTCGAGTTTGTATTTGGGTTCAAAATCGATGTGTTCTTTGATTTTGGAAAGATCCGGCATGCGATTCATCATATCTTCAAAGCCCTCTTCGAAAGCATCTTCATAGCTCATGTATTCGATGCGGGACTTGCTGTCGCACATGGTCTTGACCTTCTTTGCCAGCTCTGCGATCGTGATCGATTCGGTGGTGCCTACATTGAAGATCTCGCCCAGGCAATTACTCGCATTCATCAGCTTGATAAAAGCATCCACGACGTCCGAGACATCTGCGAAACAGCGGGATTGCATACCGTTGCCATAGACGAGGATGGGTTGGTCAAGCAAAGCGGCTTTGATGAATTTGGGCAGCACCATGCCATATTGACCGGTCTGGCGAGGTCCCACGGTGTTGAAACAGCGGACGATCACCACCGGCAGCTTTTTCTCGCGGAAATATGCCAACGCCATAAATTCGTCGATCGCCTTGCTGCAACTGTAGCCCCAACGACTGATGTGCGTGGAGCCAAGCAGGCGGTCATCCTGCTCCTTGAATGGAATCTGCTCGCTCTTTCCATAGATCTCCGAGGTGGAAGTGATCAACACCTTGGCTTTGTGCTTGTTTGCCAGCTCCAGCACGTTGTCCGTGCCCACAATATTGGTCTTGAGCGAGAGCAGCGGATTCTCGATGATATATTTGACGCCCACCGCTGCCGCCAGATGATAGACCTGATCGATCCCCACGAAAAGCTTCTCCATCAATTCACGGTTCAATATCGTGCCGATCGTATAGCGGAACTTGGGATGCTGTTTAAAAGTCTCTATGTTGTCCAGACTGCCGGTGGAAAGATTGTCGATCACATGCACGTGATGATCTTCGTTCAGCAGTCTTTCAGCAAGGTGCGAGCCGATGAATCCGGCTCCGCCTGTAATCAGGATTTTCATATTATCTCCATATTAGGGTACAATTTACAGATTTAGTTATCCGCAAGCGGAGGTTTGGGAACATGATTTGACAAGCAGCTTTTTGTCAATAGAAAAGGGAGACTGTTCAACTATTCCTTCAATGTGCATTGAGAATTACTGCTAATTGGGAATTGAGAGATGAAATTGAGGTGTCCTGAAAAAGGTGGATGGAATATGGAATTACCGACGTCCCCGTCGGTTCTTGCGCGGCAGCCCCATCAGAGGCGATACCAGATAGCTAGGGGTGGAGCGAATGGGAAACCCCGTGACCGATGGAACTGATGGATGGAATATGGAATTACCGACGTCCCCGTCGGTTCCTGCGCGGCAGCCCCATCAGGGGCGACAAGAATACCTAACAACGCCAATACCGGTAATTTTCCTTGATCATCTAACCACTTTTATATTCAAATCCTTAGCAATTCAATTTACATCCTCTCCCGTGAGCATTACGGAGTCAATACGGACTTAGTCCGTAATGAGTCCGTATTGATTCCGTAATGCTAAGGGGGAGCGGGTGAGTGTTTCCTACCAATTCTCGATTCTTAAATTAGCAGTAATTCCCAATTCTTCAGCATACCCCAAAAAGCACTTCTTGACGCTTTTGCCAGCTTCATTTACATGGGGACAAAATGAAAATGTCTTGATTTTATCGGGCATAAACTGGAGACAACGATGTATGAACCGCCCCGCGAATATCAGCCTCCGCAGACTTCTTTTGACCGCACTTCGGTTTGCGAAGCACCGGTAATCGGAGTCTTTGAATGGATCGTGATTCAAGTCCTGATGATGATCCCGCTCGTCAATATCATCGTCCTCATCGTCTGGGCTGTGGACAATTCCGGCAACCCCACCCGCGGCAATTTTGCCAAAGCCTATCTCATTATCATCGCCTTCCAGATCGTGATGATTGCAATATTTCTCGGCACGATGGCAGGCACGATACTCAATTTCGTCAACGAATTGGGGCTGCAATAAGGGCAGATATTGTTTTTCTTTGGGAGAAACGTAAAAACGGGCTAAAATGGCTTTGCATCAAGGCGCGCGTCCATCGACGAGTTCATCTTTTGGCTACGAAAAGCGATTTATTCAAAGAAAGTTGAGGAAATGCAAAGAATTATATTGACAGAATGATGCTTCTCACAATCATGTCCTCTTTATGCGATTTAACATTCCGTGAGCCGATTCCGTTTTGTTTTGGAAATGCCTCAGACCCGAATGTATAAATCCCAAAACAAAGGAGATACTCATGGCCGACAAAAGCTTAGTCTGCAAAGACTGCTCGAAAGAATTCGTCTTCACCGATGGTGAGCAGGAATTCTACAAAGAAAAGGGACTTCAGAACGAACCCCAACGTTGCCCCGATTGCCGCAAAGTCAAAAAACAAGAGTTCAATCGCAACAGATTTCAACGTCGCTACTAAAATAGTATAAAGACTGAACTGTTAAAAGCCGCTGATTTCAGCGGCTTTTTTTGTTTTACGAAACCAGGCAGCGGTTCAGAGCAAAAACTCCCCACTGTAGCTATAGTTTTCCACCCGGCTCACATAAAAAAACATCAGATTCTCAAGCTCCTTCTCAAACACGGCGAGTGGATATTCTTCCGGAAGTCCGGAAGCGAGCTTGTATGCCTCGTCCAACGCCTGTCGATAGAGCTCTGAAGCGTTTTGGTGCTGCTCGTGAACAAAGACGCCAGCCGCAAATGCCTGCTCAATATCCACTTCGATGTGATTGACCGGAACGAAATCCAGATGCCTCCATTCCCCCGTCTTGATATCGAAAATATAGAGCGGCAGGAACTTGTGTCCATGCTCGATGACAAATTTCACTCCGGCGATCAGATAATCCACCTCAGCGACATCGTGGGCATAATGCAGGTTGAGACGCACCCAACCGGGTTTGATCCCAGTGTATCCTGCCACGGTGATCAGGCAACGATAATAATCCGAAATGTTATGACCGATCTTCATCAGATGATGTCCATAGGGTCCGGCACAGGAACATCCCGCACGGGTTTGGATACCAAATAGATCGTTCAGCAAGCGGGTGACGAACTTCGGATGCAGATATTTACCCCGGTGGCAGATGTTGAAGGGCACGATCGGCACTTTCCTATCCGCCTCCTGAGGTCCATAGAAAGAGATGCGGCTCTCTCCTTTGAAGGCGTCCTGGAATCGATGATAATAAAAGTGCTCGATCTCAGAGATTCGTTTCATGCCGGCTTTTTCCTTGATCTGAATCGCCAGCGCCGTGCGGATGGCTTGCATGATTCCCGGCGTGCCCGGTTTTTCCCGCGTTTCGATATCACGAATGTATTCTTCTTTTTCCGGAGAGACATAATCCACAGTGCCGCCTGCAGGAACGGTGGGAGGCAGCTTGGCGGGATAGATGTCTTCGTTGATGATCAGCACTCCGGAGGAACCAGGTCCGCCGATTAGCTTGTGCGGAGAGAAGAATATGGCATCGAAATAGCTTTCCCCGTCATGGTTCATATCGATCTCGACATAGGGAGCGCAGGCGGCGAAATCAAAACAAGCCAAACCTCCATGACGGTGCATGATACGAGCGACTTCATAGACGTCCGTGAGCAGCCCGCTAACGTTTGAGGCGGCGGAAAAGGAGCCGATCTTGAGGCGTTTGGCATATTGAGGATCAGAAACCGTCTTTTCCAGCAGTTCCAGATCGAGATCGTCATTATCGTTGAGCGGCAGTTCGATGATGTCGCACAAAGTCTGACGCCACATGATCTCGTTGGAATGATGCTCATAGGGTCCCACAAAAACAATGGGACGGTGGTTGCGGATATAATTGTGCAGATCCTGATTGCAGAGCACCTTGCCGGGATTGCGTTCCAGACAGCTTTTGAGGAAGGAATTCACTCTTTCGCGCGTGGCGGGAGGCCAGTACACGCCAAGGATTTGCTGCAACTTTGTGATCCCGCCCGTGGTGCCGGATTCCGTGAAGATGATCTTATTCTTGGCGCTGGCATTGAAATGGCGCTTGATGATCTTTTCCGCGTCATGCAGCAGGCGGGTCATCGTCTTGCCGGTAAAATCGTCCTCGGTGTGAGTGTTGGCATAATACTGCAAGATCCGTTGGACATGGCTTTCGATCGTGTTCAGAGCTCTGCCGCTGGCGGTGAAATCCGCATAGACCAAAGTGC from Candidatus Cloacimonadaceae bacterium carries:
- the lgt gene encoding prolipoprotein diacylglyceryl transferase; the protein is MLRFPDISPDIASFNLLGMHLQIRWYGFFYVLSFILGFLFYKRMLKLKNISLTREQYETALFSVMLGVVLGGRLGYVIFYNLPFYLSNPLAIFAVWEGGMSFHGGALGVIIAGLIFTWRNKLSFHALADAAVPLVAVGLGLGRLGNFINAELWGKTTSVPWGMVFPGAGSLPRHPTQLYEMFLEGIVLFLVSFYLLKRVKRDGIVFWIFIGLYGVFRFLVEFVREPDVLDIYQKYGFLFGFMTVGQILSFLMIIAAAVGIWMINRKSLVHKEM
- a CDS encoding electron transfer flavoprotein subunit beta/FixA family protein, with the protein product MNLIVCIKQVPNTTEIKIDPVTNTLIREGVESILNPFDTYAIEEAVRLKETHGGSVTVISMGPPQVEETLREAISLGADNMILLSDRKFAGADTWATSLTLATAIKKLGNFDLILTGQQAIDGDTAQVGPGIAAHLDLPQTCFVRRIESVEGCKIILQRLMEDGYDRIQMRLPAVISVVKEINSPRLPSLRGKRNAKALEMIVWNAADLGLDEKDIGLNGSPTQVLSIFSPKHDKLTEKFDGHADEAVELIVKRLHEMTK
- a CDS encoding SLBB domain-containing protein, with product MKTKLLILLAFALLGAWMAAQTLPIQAQIPISVSVTGFVANPGVYQMSALNRLSDAIERTRNPKTKTNQAQFINPLQKQLAEQDSLYDNFQALRSVKITRGEKTTVYDLQKFLRIGKLEHNPLLRDSDVITVSAMFSTVSIHGGVYLPGDYEFIPGDRLSDILILAQGFISGADLKTINIYRYKDNLIDFDIIKLDLSAYPSKPEVADFALKAFDRVIISRDSEQRRAWKITVEGNVKAPGDYLIGDKTTLYDVLLQCGGPNLRGDLKGALLISGTHNLETDPEFERLKELSMTQMTPMEYNYLRSKMRQIKGKYNVDVFDAWGSKGEKSNPLLRDGDYLYVPEVFDMVYVSGQVRRPGLVPWVEGKNWEYYISSAGGFTNNRRYSGTRIIRAASENWVKPAKKLVINPGDNIFVAEKTDRDAWLDIKDVFLLTSQFLTIIISVLALTAK
- the purB gene encoding adenylosuccinate lyase, with product MIPRYTLPEMERIWTIENRYECWLEVELAAAKAMHELGIVPSKDWKVISEKADFNSDRIEEIEAVTKHDVIAFLTNVAEYVGEPARWIHYGMTSSDVLDTATAMQLKQAGELMLTELYRLSETLKLKARAHRRTLCMGRSHGIHAEPTSFGLKFALWYDETQRSIERLKDAIECISVGQFSGAVGNYAHLSPEVEEIACKYLDLKPANISTQVIQRDNHAYYLSILALIGSLIDKIALEIRHLQRTEVLEVEENFSSGQKGSSAMPHKRNPIVSEQLCGLARILRSNAQAAMENNALWHERDISHSSVERIILPDSCILAHYMLNHAITLIENLIVYPENMKANIELTNGLVFSQALLLALTNTGISREEAYHLVQTNAMLCWQNGKPFLEQVLKDERILSLLTTETIKDIFNYDRYLRHVEHIYKRCGII
- a CDS encoding DegT/DnrJ/EryC1/StrS family aminotransferase; this encodes MKVPMLDLHAQYEPLMPKIREALDRVFADHHYIMGQDVKDLEEKMQAYLGIKHAIGCASGTDALVLAIKALGIGENDEVITTPFTFFATASSIWRNHAIPRFADIDPKTFNLDPDKLEAAITPKTKAIMPVHLFGQSCDMTRIMEIAKKHGLYVIEDNAQGIGCTWDDKMSCSFGDIGTLSFFPSKNLGAMGDAGMCLTNDDDFAAKLRQLRVHGESPKYFHKWVGLNSRLDTMQAAILSVKLDALADWSTARRANADYYNARLKDITGIKTPFIDAKAVSIYNQYTLICEDRDGLMKHLQDGGIGCAVYYPLPLHLQECFDSLGYKKGDFPVSEAMAEKVLSIPIYPELNDEQKDYVVERIKDFHTKDDL
- a CDS encoding GDP-mannose 4,6-dehydratase; this translates as MKILITGGAGFIGSHLAERLLNEDHHVHVIDNLSTGSLDNIETFKQHPKFRYTIGTILNRELMEKLFVGIDQVYHLAAAVGVKYIIENPLLSLKTNIVGTDNVLELANKHKAKVLITSTSEIYGKSEQIPFKEQDDRLLGSTHISRWGYSCSKAIDEFMALAYFREKKLPVVIVRCFNTVGPRQTGQYGMVLPKFIKAALLDQPILVYGNGMQSRCFADVSDVVDAFIKLMNASNCLGEIFNVGTTESITIAELAKKVKTMCDSKSRIEYMSYEDAFEEGFEDMMNRMPDLSKIKEHIDFEPKYKLDDIIQRMIEYYEN
- a CDS encoding aminotransferase class V-fold PLP-dependent enzyme; the encoded protein is MSTQDLINELDWLRRDVIGRNMPFETPFGTRTLVYADFTASGRALNTIESHVQRILQYYANTHTEDDFTGKTMTRLLHDAEKIIKRHFNASAKNKIIFTESGTTGGITKLQQILGVYWPPATRERVNSFLKSCLERNPGKVLCNQDLHNYIRNHRPIVFVGPYEHHSNEIMWRQTLCDIIELPLNDNDDLDLELLEKTVSDPQYAKRLKIGSFSAASNVSGLLTDVYEVARIMHRHGGLACFDFAACAPYVEIDMNHDGESYFDAIFFSPHKLIGGPGSSGVLIINEDIYPAKLPPTVPAGGTVDYVSPEKEEYIRDIETREKPGTPGIMQAIRTALAIQIKEKAGMKRISEIEHFYYHRFQDAFKGESRISFYGPQEADRKVPIVPFNICHRGKYLHPKFVTRLLNDLFGIQTRAGCSCAGPYGHHLMKIGHNISDYYRCLITVAGYTGIKPGWVRLNLHYAHDVAEVDYLIAGVKFVIEHGHKFLPLYIFDIKTGEWRHLDFVPVNHIEVDIEQAFAAGVFVHEQHQNASELYRQALDEAYKLASGLPEEYPLAVFEKELENLMFFYVSRVENYSYSGEFLL
- a CDS encoding zinc-ribbon domain-containing protein yields the protein MADKSLVCKDCSKEFVFTDGEQEFYKEKGLQNEPQRCPDCRKVKKQEFNRNRFQRRY